CTCGATCGTCTCTGACATACGCCCGAGGAACGTGACGACGATCATCTTGTACGTTATATCTGACTTAGGGACCATCTGCAGCGGATCAACCGGATTCGGTGTAAACTCCGCAACCATAACAAGATCATCATCGATCAGGTATACATCCTGTTCATTGCGGTAATACGTTCGAATGGCCCCTTCCCTCAGCTTGTTCCATAGAAATGCGGTAATATCGTGAAAACCGGTCTTCTGTGACTCGACTCTGTCCGCCCACCGGCTGCGGGCGTGATGGGTAATCACGATATCGGTAATCGCCTTGCCCCCGAGCACGAACGGGCTGGCATCGCTTCGATTGCTTAATGGACCGATTCTCGATTCTTTCACAAACCAAACCCTCTTCCTACAAAAATAGTTCGTTCAACCTATGTACTTCCGATTGCCTTCTTACTCTATTTTAACGCATACGCTTACAGAATCAAATTAAAAAATCTTTAGATAATTAAAAATGCAAAAAAGCTCCAGTAAGAAACCGGAGCCTTGCTTCGCACATATGCTATAATGGGCACGGTCTATCTGCCGCATCTTCTATAACGTGTAAAATCTCGTCTTATCAGGCATATTACTGCTATACTCAGTCTTGATCTCGTTGCGGTACGAGCGCTCAACCTTCTTGACGAACGGCAGACGCATCAGCTGCTTGACCGTCTCGTCAAACCGGCTCGCATACACATACATGGCGGCGTAATGCAGCTTCTTGGAAATAAAGTGGACGTTCCCATATTTCTCGAGCTGCTTCCCGGCCGCCTTCACATCGGAGACCCATACAATGATTCCCGTACGTTCGGTAAACATAGCCGTGACCTTCTTTCTTCATCAATAAGCTGAAATCTTGTGCTATCGTGCCGCAGCATGATCGAGATTGTTCAGTCGAAAGGAATGAGCCTTCCATGAGCTTCCCCGATTCTGATTCTGCCATCATCGCCGTCGTTCGGCGGGGCGAGCTGGTTGAGAGCTTGCACCGAGGACATATCGTCGCGGTACATGCCTCCGGACAGCTGGCTGCCTGGGCAGGCGATCCCCGCTATTATACGTACGCCCGTTCAACAGCGAAGCTGCTGCAGGCGCTGCCTCTGCTCGAGGAGGGAGGCGTCCGGCGCCTAGGATTGACAGATGCGGAGATCGCTCTCGTCGCGTCATCACATAACGGCGAGCCCGCGCATACGGCTGCAGTTGCATCCATTCTGCATAAGGCCGGACTCGATGTAAGCGCTCTAGACTGCGGGGCGCAGGAGCCGCTTCATAAGCGCGAGGCGGACCGGCTGAAGCATGAGCATCTGGCGTGCGGCGACATTCATAACACGTGCTCCGGCAAGCATGCGGGCATGCTCGCATTAGCCGTGCTGATGAATGAATCTATTTACAAGTATACCTCGCCGAATCATCCTGTCCAGCAAAAGATGCTGCGCATCGTCAGCGAGATGAGCGGCTGCCCGCCGCAGCACATCACGATCGGCATCGACGGCTGCGGCGTTCCGGTCTTCGGACTTCCGCTCGCCGCTCTTGCCGCCGCATATGCCAAGCTCGGCAAGCCGGATGACCTCAGCCCTGTCCGCCAAGAGGCGTGCCGCACATTGCTAGAGGCGATCGCTCGTGCGCCCTACTACATCGCAGGCACCGGCCGCTTCGATACGCGGCTGTCCGAGGTGACAGACGGGCGTGTCATCGGCAAGATGGGCGCTGAGGGCGTCTACGCGGCAACGGCGCCCGCCGCCGGCCTCGGGCTCGCGCTGAAGCTGGAGGACGGCGCAGAGCGGGCGCTCTATGCGGCTGCGACCGAAGCGCTGCTGCAGCTCGGGCTGCTCACCGCTGCAGAGGCCGGGGCGCTAGCCAGCTTCCATCGGACTGACGTAGTGAACCGCCGCGGCGAGGTCGTCGGCACGATCAAGCCTGGGTTCACGCTAAACATACCTTCCACGGAAGAGTAAGAGCTGTGAAGCGAGAGGCTGTTGAGGGAACCTCAGGCAGCCGCTCGTGGTGGCAGGCAGCGGTTCGCTGCTGTGCGCGGTGGCTCGGTTATATGCTTCGGATAACAGCGGCTAGCTGCTGCCAGCGGCCATTCGCAGCTACACGCGGCCGTTGACTCACCTCTGTGTCCTATTGCACCCGCTCACTCCTACGTGGACGTTAGCCGCACTTCCCGCTGCAGCTGCCGCCGGAGCTGCAGCCGCCTGTGCTAGCGAGCGGATCGTTCGAGGGCACCTTGATCGTGTCGGACACGGAGTAGGCGATCGTTTCAGCGACAGCCTGCAGCAGCTCGTCCAGCTTCCGCTCAGCTTCCTTGAACCGTCGAACGGACATTACCTCGTCCAGCTCCGCTTGAACCGCCTGGATCTGCTCCAGCGCCTCATGATAGTTCGGGTGATAATGTCCGAAGCGCTCACATTCCTCGAAGCGCTCCTTCGCCTTCTGAAACTTCCGTACAAGAAGTGCCGCCTCTTCGTCCTGGTCCTTCATATGCTTCCAATATAGGTAATCCGCCGTCTCAGCGGAATTATTAATCATATCGGCTAATTGATAGGCTTCCAGCAGGAGAGCCGCCATATCGAGCGTGCGCGATTCCATCACTGCCATATCGGCAAGCACCGCCTTTCATCATCTAGGAATCATCCTATCTATCATAGCACATTGAGGCCAGCTGCGTCGCCCGCTAATATTTATCGTTAATCCCCGGCAAGATGAGCTTCATCTCCTCCCACTCGTCTGCGAGTAGTCTCAGCTCTCCCGTGTTCGCTTCTTCACTCGTGCCGCCGCGCTCCAGCGCCGTGACGCACCAGGTTCCCCGTGTGTCCTGCACCTTGCGCGGTACGATCCGGCAGTCAGCGCCGTTCCTGCGAATCTGCAGCAGCGTACGTAGCGCAATCGCACGCTCAACGATGTCCCGCCGCGTCGAAGCATGATAGCTCCGATAATCCTTCAGCCAGGAGGCTGGTATGTCACGCAGCTCCGGGTACAGATCATGAGACTCGGGAAGACGCGTCTCCAGCTGGTAATACGCAAGCGAGCTGCGGGCGTACAGCAGCCCTTGGCAGTTGCCATCGGCTGCAGCAGCCGTACGAACAGTTTCCTCCTCCTCGTCTGCGGACACAAGCTGTGGATACCGAAGCGATGCGTGCTCGCCAGCCCCGTCAAGCGCCACCTCAGGCATGAAGCCTGCCTTCTCCAGCGCGGCTGCCAGCGCCGGTACGTGCTCCTCCTCTACGCGGTAATGCAGCTCTCCGAGCGGCTCCGCCAAATACTTGGCCGCATGAGGCAGTCGGCCAATCGCCGAAGCCGTATCCACATCGGCGCAGCGCAGCAGCACAGCTCTCGACAGCTTCGTCAAGCCGAATGGCCGCGCCCACTGCTCGACCGCTATGCGCACGTTGTCGGGCACACCGTATGCGCAGTGCTTCTCCAGGAAGCACAGGATGTCATCTGCACACCTCCCCTGCTCCAGCGCATGCTTGACACTCGACTTCGTCAGCTTGCATACGCTCAGCGTGTCACGCTTGAGCGCCTCTGTGAAGCAGAGGAGCTCCCATTGCAGCTTCAGCGGCGCATCCGGAGGAATGAGCACGTCGAAGTCCGGCTGTAGCACGAATGGGGCTTCGGCTTCCATAGCTGTATCCGCTGACATTGCAAGCACTGCCGTCCCCTGCGAGACCGACGTGCCCGACATGACCGAAGAGACCGATGTGAACGGCCGACAATGCCAAGCGTACACCGTGCGCGTCGCCTCACCACCAGCGAGCCCCTTCTCCAGCCAGCCGAGCGCATGCAGCGGCCGCAGCCACTGCTCCTCGAGCCGCCTTACATATTCGAACCGATGCTCCTCTCCGGCTGCAGGAAGCAGACCTGCGCGCTGTAACTTCGATACGATCGCCGCAGGCTCAAGCCACGCCCCCTCAGGCGCTGCTTCGAGACAGAGCGCCGCGTGCTGCAGCCAGGACGCTTGCGGCCAAGCCGCCCCTCTCCACAGCGCATACAGCTGGTCATTCTGAAGCGAGCGAGTGCCAGATAGGAACGTGTGTAGCGCCGACTTCTGCACCTTCAGCTCGCCCTGCTGCTCAGCAAGAAGGCCAAGTCGCAGCAGCCAATCGAGCAGCAAGGCAACAGGAAGCGGGTACGTATCCGCGTGAGCGTGCTTCAATGGAACGCCGCAGAAGTCATCCTGCTGCCAGCCGAGCAGCTCTCCGAGACGCTGCACCGTCCGCTTCATCAGCACGCCGCCCTTCGTCAGCTTCAGCTCCTGCTTCGCGCTGAATACGAGCAAGTCAAGGACCGTGACCGCAGGCTCCCGAATCGGCCTCACCGTACATGCTATAGGCTCGACAGACGGCCCAGCCACTTGCTCCGCTGACTCCCATTCCGCCGCATTCGCGAACAACAGTCGCTGCCATCGAGGCAAGGCGTCGCTAGGCAGCACGTACAGCAGCTCGCCCCACGTCTTGCGGAACGCCAATATCAGCCCCTTGCGGCGCAAACCGGCGAGCCCTGCTGCCGTCTCCGCACCTGACATACTCGTACCGAGCGTACGCTCCAGCCGAGCGTCATCGAACGGCTCGCTGCCGATGCGGCTGACGACCGCCACAAGCACCTTACGCTCGGCCCCCGCGAGCCGGTTGCAGATCGTCTCCAGCACGACATCGTCTGACCATAGCTGCTCCAGCGTCTGACCGCGGCTCAGCCAAGACGCGTACACCGTCTCTGCCTCGATCGAAGCACGCAATTCAGCTGGCATGAGCGCCAGCAGCTGATCGTAATTCATCGCACAGCCTCCTCCTCCGTCGGCGCCTGCGAGCTCTCCTGCTCCTCGGCCGCCGTTCGATACTGATACCCTTGCTCGATCAGGAACAGCTGTCTATTCATCGCATACTCCTGCTCCTTCGTGCCTTCGCTGACCAAGGTGTAGAAGTAGGCTCGATTATCCCTGCTCTTCGGGCGCAGTATACGTCCGAGCCGCTGCGCCTCCTCCTGGCGCGAGCCGAAGCTGCCTGACACCTGGATCGCTACGCAAGCGTCGGGCAGGTCGATGGCGAAGTTCGCCACCTTCGACACGATCAGCACCGGCAGCTCCCCCTTCCGGAAAGCGGCGAATAGCTGCTCGCGCCTCTCATGAGGCGTCTTCCCATACACAAGCGGAGCTCCGGTCCGCTTCGAGATGAGCTCCAGCTGCTCCAAGTATTGGCCGATGATGAGCGTCTGCTCTCCTGCGTGCTTGCGCAGCAGTCGGTCAATCGTCGGAAGCTTCGCCGAATTCAGACTCGCGATACGCATGCGCTCCCTCTCCGCGGCAGCACGATATTGCTCGAGCTCCGCGTCCGGCATCGACAGTCGCAGCTCCATACACTCGACCGAAGCGATCCAGCCCTCGCTCTCGAGCGTCTTCCACGGCATCTCATAGCGCTTCGGTCCGACCAGAGAGAACACGTCCTCCTCACGCCCGTCCTCGCGCACCAGCGTCGCCGTCAAGCCAAGCCTGCGCGTCGCCTGTATATCCGCTGTAACCCGGAACACCGGAGCGGGCAGCAGATGCACCTCATCGTAGACGATAAGCCCCCAATCCCGCTTGTTGAACAGGTCCATATGCACGAACGGATCGTTCTTCGACTTGCGGTAGGTCAGCATCTGGTACGTCGCGATCGTGACCGGACGCACTTCTTTATTCTTAGCGGAATACTCACCTACCATCTCCTCGGTCAGATCGGTCTTGTCGAGTATTTCACGCTTCCATTGCTTCACGGACGTACTGTTCGAGGTCAAAATCAGCGTCGCGCAGCACAGCTTGCCCATCGCCGCGATGCCGATCACGGTCTTGCCTGCACCGCACGGCAGTACGAGCACGCCGCTGCCTCCCGCTAGCGAGCCTTCGCGGTAGAACGACTCGACTGCTGATCTCTGATAATCTCGCAGCGAGAAGGCGCCCCCCTCCTCACTCTCCGTCCGCAGCCGAATCGGCAGCGACTCGCCGCTCGAATAGCCGGCCAGATCATCGACAGGGAAGCCGAGCTTGATCAGCTCCTGCTTCAATAGACCGCGGTATTGCGGCGAGAAGCGAAGCGTGCGCTCGTCCACCTGCACGAGGCCATAAGAACGAAGTGACTTATAGGACACCATCTCCTTAATAACAGACAGGTCGTCGGAGATGAGCAGCAGCTCGTCGCCCAGCCGCTCGAGACGCACCAAGCCGTATCTTTCGATGAAGCTGCGAATATGTTGCTTAACCGTAGCAGGAAGCCCGAATTTGGCCCGCTGCTCGAGAAAGTCAATGATCTCATGCGACGTCAGCCCAGCGGCTGCAGCGTTCCACAGCGTCAGCGAGGACATCCGGTACGTGTGTATGTGCTCTGGAGATTTGACCAGCTCCGCGAAGCGGGACAGGACGGCTCGCGTCGGCTCGAATTCCGGGTGCCGTGTCTCAAGCAGCACGCAGAAATCATGCTGCACAACGAGCGGTCGGTCCTTATGAACGACAGCCATGTGTACCCCTCCAAACTTTGGCAGATGGCATTAGTATGAGGGAACACGCGACGAATTAAACGTATTTTTCGAGGAATGGCCGCTCAATCGTGCTGTTCGTGTTGTAATCGTGATCTGCTTATGAAAAAATAAGGTACAGCTACACGCACATCACGAGCATAGTCAGGAGAGAAAGCAATGACAAACCGCAGTATCGCATTACTCGTACTCATACTAGCCTTCATGCTGTCAGCCTGTTCGAATGGAGCTATGGTGACAGGCAGCTCGGTACAAGGAGAATGGCTGGACGCCGTGCTTAAGGATTACCCTGAGCTGCGCTCCAAGCAGGTCGAGGAAGAGAAGGTGAGCCGCGTCGTCGACGGCGATACGTTCGAGACCGCGTCAGGCCGCAAGGTACGGCTCATCGGGGTGAATACACCGGAGAGCGTCGGCGGCAAGGTGGAATATTACGGCAAGGAAGCGAGCGCGTTCACGAAGTCGCAGCTGACGAATCGGAAGGTGCTGATGTTCAAGGATGCAGGCGACACGGATAGGTACGGCAGACTGCTCCGTTATGTATTCGTTGAGGACGAGCCGATGATGTACAATGAGCTGCTCGTCGTAAGCGGGTACGCCAATCCGATGACCGTGCCGCCGAATGTCATGTTCGCAGACCGCTTCACAGCTGCAGAACGCAAGGCGCGGGCAGCAAGCGCGGGCTTGTGGGCGAAGAGTAACGGAGGCGATGTCTCCCAAGGCTCCAGCTCGTCCGGTGCAGGCGGAGCGGCTGACGCTCGAGGCTCCGGCTCTACCAGCGCGGGAGGAGCGAATGCTGCGAAGACGGAGGCGGCGGGCTGCTCAGAGCCGACGATTAAGGGGAACATCAACAGCGCCAAGGAGCGCATCTACCATGTGCCAGGCGGCCGCTATTATGAGCAGACCGTGGCGGAGCAGATGTTCTGCACTGAGCAGGAGGCGATCGATGCTGGCTTCCGCCGCTCGAAGGTCTAACTCCACAGACGCAGCTGCATACAGCTCGAACCCCTTCATGCTCTATGCATGCAAAAATCCCCCTGACGGGGGATTTTTCGCTTCAGCCTCGTATTTAGCTCCGATATTGAATAAATTATACCGTTTTGACCGTTTCCTTATGCTTCTCGGAGATGACGCTCAGCGCCTCGCCCGCTTCGTCCTCGAACTTGTCGCGGACTGCGAGATCACCGATCGACACAATACCGACCAGCTCGCCGTTCTCGACGACTGGCAGGCGGCGGATTTGCTCCTTCGCCATCACTTTGGCTGCTTCCTCGACTGTCGTTTCTGGAGACACGGATACGACCTTGTCGCTCATCACGTCCTTGATCGCGCCGGAGCCTTCGATCTTCGCCGCATAGCCGCGAATGACGAGGTCTCGGTCTGTGATGACGCCGATCAGCTTTTTACCGTCGACGACCGGAATGAATCCCGTATCCTCCTGCTTCATCTTGACAGCAGCCTCATACACATTGTCCTTCAGCGTCACCGTAGCGCAATCCGTCGTCATGATGTCACGAAGCTTTTTACCTGTCATAGCATGAA
Above is a genomic segment from Paenibacillus sp. YYML68 containing:
- a CDS encoding YlbG family protein, with the translated sequence MFTERTGIIVWVSDVKAAGKQLEKYGNVHFISKKLHYAAMYVYASRFDETVKQLMRLPFVKKVERSYRNEIKTEYSSNMPDKTRFYTL
- a CDS encoding DNA repair helicase XPB, which encodes MAVVHKDRPLVVQHDFCVLLETRHPEFEPTRAVLSRFAELVKSPEHIHTYRMSSLTLWNAAAAGLTSHEIIDFLEQRAKFGLPATVKQHIRSFIERYGLVRLERLGDELLLISDDLSVIKEMVSYKSLRSYGLVQVDERTLRFSPQYRGLLKQELIKLGFPVDDLAGYSSGESLPIRLRTESEEGGAFSLRDYQRSAVESFYREGSLAGGSGVLVLPCGAGKTVIGIAAMGKLCCATLILTSNSTSVKQWKREILDKTDLTEEMVGEYSAKNKEVRPVTIATYQMLTYRKSKNDPFVHMDLFNKRDWGLIVYDEVHLLPAPVFRVTADIQATRRLGLTATLVREDGREEDVFSLVGPKRYEMPWKTLESEGWIASVECMELRLSMPDAELEQYRAAAERERMRIASLNSAKLPTIDRLLRKHAGEQTLIIGQYLEQLELISKRTGAPLVYGKTPHERREQLFAAFRKGELPVLIVSKVANFAIDLPDACVAIQVSGSFGSRQEEAQRLGRILRPKSRDNRAYFYTLVSEGTKEQEYAMNRQLFLIEQGYQYRTAAEEQESSQAPTEEEAVR
- a CDS encoding thermonuclease family protein; the encoded protein is MTNRSIALLVLILAFMLSACSNGAMVTGSSVQGEWLDAVLKDYPELRSKQVEEEKVSRVVDGDTFETASGRKVRLIGVNTPESVGGKVEYYGKEASAFTKSQLTNRKVLMFKDAGDTDRYGRLLRYVFVEDEPMMYNELLVVSGYANPMTVPPNVMFADRFTAAERKARAASAGLWAKSNGGDVSQGSSSSGAGGAADARGSGSTSAGGANAAKTEAAGCSEPTIKGNINSAKERIYHVPGGRYYEQTVAEQMFCTEQEAIDAGFRRSKV
- a CDS encoding helicase-associated domain-containing protein, whose translation is MNYDQLLALMPAELRASIEAETVYASWLSRGQTLEQLWSDDVVLETICNRLAGAERKVLVAVVSRIGSEPFDDARLERTLGTSMSGAETAAGLAGLRRKGLILAFRKTWGELLYVLPSDALPRWQRLLFANAAEWESAEQVAGPSVEPIACTVRPIREPAVTVLDLLVFSAKQELKLTKGGVLMKRTVQRLGELLGWQQDDFCGVPLKHAHADTYPLPVALLLDWLLRLGLLAEQQGELKVQKSALHTFLSGTRSLQNDQLYALWRGAAWPQASWLQHAALCLEAAPEGAWLEPAAIVSKLQRAGLLPAAGEEHRFEYVRRLEEQWLRPLHALGWLEKGLAGGEATRTVYAWHCRPFTSVSSVMSGTSVSQGTAVLAMSADTAMEAEAPFVLQPDFDVLIPPDAPLKLQWELLCFTEALKRDTLSVCKLTKSSVKHALEQGRCADDILCFLEKHCAYGVPDNVRIAVEQWARPFGLTKLSRAVLLRCADVDTASAIGRLPHAAKYLAEPLGELHYRVEEEHVPALAAALEKAGFMPEVALDGAGEHASLRYPQLVSADEEEETVRTAAAADGNCQGLLYARSSLAYYQLETRLPESHDLYPELRDIPASWLKDYRSYHASTRRDIVERAIALRTLLQIRRNGADCRIVPRKVQDTRGTWCVTALERGGTSEEANTGELRLLADEWEEMKLILPGINDKY
- a CDS encoding asparaginase: MSFPDSDSAIIAVVRRGELVESLHRGHIVAVHASGQLAAWAGDPRYYTYARSTAKLLQALPLLEEGGVRRLGLTDAEIALVASSHNGEPAHTAAVASILHKAGLDVSALDCGAQEPLHKREADRLKHEHLACGDIHNTCSGKHAGMLALAVLMNESIYKYTSPNHPVQQKMLRIVSEMSGCPPQHITIGIDGCGVPVFGLPLAALAAAYAKLGKPDDLSPVRQEACRTLLEAIARAPYYIAGTGRFDTRLSEVTDGRVIGKMGAEGVYAATAPAAGLGLALKLEDGAERALYAAATEALLQLGLLTAAEAGALASFHRTDVVNRRGEVVGTIKPGFTLNIPSTEE
- a CDS encoding YlbF family regulator, which gives rise to MAVMESRTLDMAALLLEAYQLADMINNSAETADYLYWKHMKDQDEEAALLVRKFQKAKERFEECERFGHYHPNYHEALEQIQAVQAELDEVMSVRRFKEAERKLDELLQAVAETIAYSVSDTIKVPSNDPLASTGGCSSGGSCSGKCG
- a CDS encoding CBS domain-containing protein, which produces MTGKKLRDIMTTDCATVTLKDNVYEAAVKMKQEDTGFIPVVDGKKLIGVITDRDLVIRGYAAKIEGSGAIKDVMSDKVVSVSPETTVEEAAKVMAKEQIRRLPVVENGELVGIVSIGDLAVRDKFEDEAGEALSVISEKHKETVKTV